Proteins co-encoded in one Lasioglossum baleicum chromosome 14, iyLasBale1, whole genome shotgun sequence genomic window:
- the LOC143215688 gene encoding ubiquitin carboxyl-terminal hydrolase 8 isoform X2, which yields MTGKTNSMEKMKTDDDAIIDSLMSSIDGPIELPETPTRDPLAGDNEEIITCEQLFQLVQDEYGRYLIIDIRSKSEFDSSRIRSNKYINIPSSEIKTGLLATHFERRMRKDKTALYLYRHRAAQYVDITILLDWNTSSKTLTSTNPLNVFKTILENWDPGILHKKITILDGGYAEWLTRYPAYTTNPNITAEPKLNNTSNEILDTIEYPDWIHHDNEDTPNKTREKKVLGLKSVNKDENASTNISTNDIVYKHMDADIRNNVSTIKSNNLMNNGSTMKNCSVEVERINVNNEVWKQFSKGMSKLEPERKLNVKKKSDIIVKPTVDRSNKPILSDESEAKNVLKLLRQQYELAKIKMRLMQDILEQERALCIQYSTEYKGSNEEDFIRGNLESLCRKLEEKKHEYKKVEEDLEDKYSRMEAVEFTIPEYREKLHLEVNLATAKLDMTNLAKARKKVGEKTVKNELKELPKEIEPSVHKEPLKSESYTPRGSGLERSYSSPNLLKLIDRKAPRVDRTSKPQTPLHSQNGSHGTENKVSHGSWANREERMTPVHGSVHPGITGLKNLGNSCYMNSIIQCLSNTTNLTKYFTDNMYTDDLNTNNDNNTQGQVVEEVAQVIKALWRGQYKSISPHDLKIAVGQYKLQFESYEQQDSHEFLTFLLDWMHNDLKRKHKVPLVMTVAEEAWYKAMGSMQSIISNLFFGQLRSTITCSFCKQSSTTYESFNSLTTSLPHSNRCTLNDCILKFVTGQKVVGWKCPKCQTPREATKKFDFVKLAPIVVIHLNRFAESGGWFEKRNTAVDFPLTDFNLKSYLVIDSNTPTISNIRSYNYSLYAMSNHYGTMEGGHYTAFCKNATQNKWYKYDDQTVTEVTANQVKSQNTSAYLLFYTSYSNSII from the exons ATGACAGGAAAGACCAATAGCATGGAGAAAATGAAGACCGATGATGATGCTATCATCGACTCACTTATGTCCTCGATCGACGGTCCTATTGAACTGCCAGAAACACCAACCAGAGACCCACTGGCTGGCGATAACGAGGAGATCATAACATGTGAACAGCTGTTTCAATTGGTTCAAGACGAATATGGCAGATATCTGATAATCGACATCAGGTCTAAATCAGAGTTCGATAGTTCCAGAATAAggtctaataaatatatcaaCATTCCGAGCTCCGAGATAAAGACTGG ATTATTGGCGACACATTTTGAGAGGCGTATGCGCAAAGATAAGACAGCTTTGTACTTGTACAGACACAGAGCAGCACAGTACGTCGATATCACCATTTTACTCGACTGGAACACATCGAGCAAGACTCTGACATCCACCAATCCACTGAATGTGTTCAAAACAATTTTAGAGAATTGGGATCCCGGTATACTACACAAGAAAATCACTATTCTTGACGGGGGTTACGCGGAATGGCTAACTCGTTATCCAGCGTATACGACGAACCCTAATATCACCGCAGAGCCTAAATTAAATAATACCTCGAACGAAATACTGGATACCATCGAATATCCTGACTGGATACACCACGACAACGAGGACACTCCCAACAAAACACGCGAGAAGAAAGTGCTTGGCTTAAAGTCTGTAAATAAGGATGAGAACGCGAGTACGAACATCTCCACGAACGATATTGTCTACAAGCACATGGACGCGGACATACGTAACAATGTATCTACTATAAAATCGAACAACCTCATGAACAATGGCTCCACAATGAAGAACTGTTCCGTGGAGGTGGAACGGATCAATGTTAACAACGAGGTTTGGAAGCAGTTCAGCAAAGGTATGTCGAAGCTCGAACCCGAAAGGAAATTGAACGTAAAGAAGAAAAGCGATATCATCGTGAAACCGACTGTCGATCGCAGTAATAAACCAATCCTGTCAGACGAGTCCGAAGCTAAAAACGTGTTGAAATTGCTACGGCAGCAGTACGAACTAGCGAAAATCAAGATGCGGTTGATGCAGGACATCCTGGAGCAAGAACGCGCCTTGTGCATTCAGTACAGCACCGAGTACAAAGGTTCGAACGAGGAGGATTTCATCCGTGGTAACTTAGAATCTCTGTGCCGGAAATTAGAGGAGAAG AAACATGAGTACAAGAAGGTCGAAGAAGATCTTGAAGATAAGTATTCGAGAATGGAGGCGGTCGAGTTCACCATTCCCGAGTACCGTGAGAAACTTCATTTGGAAGTTAATCTTGCCACCGCGAAGCTGGACATGACGAACTTAGCCAAAGCGAGAAAGAAAGTCGGAGA GAAAACTGTGAAGAACGAATTGAAAGAACTGCCGAAGGAAATTGAACCTAGTGTTCACAAGGAGCCTTTAAAATCCGAGAGTTACACGCCAAGAGGCAGTGGTTTGGAGCGCTCGTATTCTAGTCCTAATTTGCTAAAG TTGATAGATCGGAAAGCGCCAAGGGTGGACAGGACATCGAAGCCACAGACTCCACTGCATAGCCAAAATGGTTCGCACGGCACTGAGAATAAAGTGTCTCACGGCAGTTGGGCAAATCGTGAAGAGAGAATGACACCTGTTCATGGAAGTGtg CATCCAGGCATTACAGGGTTGAAGAACTTGGGGAACTCGTGTTACATGAATAGCATTATACAATGCTTGAGTAACACGACGAATTTAACCAAgtatttcaccgacaacatgtACACAGACGATCTTAACACGAACAACGATAACAACACACAAGGACAAGTTGTGGAAGAGGTGGCTCAAGTGATTAAAGCCCTCTGGAGAGGTCAATACAAGAGTATATCTCCCCATGATCTCAAG ATCGCAGTCGGGCAGTACAAATTACAATTTGAAAGCTACGAGCAGCAGGATTCCCACGAATTCCTAACTTTCCTCCTAGACTGGATGCACAACGATTTGAAAAGG AAGCATAAGGTCCCCTTGGTAATGACTGTTGCTGAGGAAGCGTGGTACAAAGCAATGGGATCTATGCAATCGATAATATCAAACCTGTTCTTCGGTCAGCTGAGATCCACCATTACCTGTAGCTTTTGCAAACAAAGTAGCACTACGTACGAGAGTTTCAATAGTCTGACGACATCGCTGCCTCACTCCAATCGGTGTACATTGAAC GATTGTATATTGAAATTCGTGACTGGCCAGAAAGTAGTCGGTTGGAAGTGTCCGAAGTGTCAGACGCCCAGAGAGGCTACGAAAAAGTTCGATTTCGTTAAACTGGCGCCTATAGTGGTGATACACTTGAATCGTTTCGCGGAGAGTGGTGGCTGGTTCGAGAAGAGGAACACCGCTGTCGATTTCCCCCTGAccgattttaatttgaaatcaTACTTGGTTATAGACAGCAATACACCTACCATTTCGAACATTCGTAGCTACAATTACAGTTTATACGCAATGTCTAATCACTACGGAACCATGGAAGGCGGCCATTACACGGCGTTTTGTAAAAATGCCACCCAGAACAA GTGGTACAAGTACGACGATCAGACAGTAACAGAAGTTACGGCGAACCAAGTTAAATCACAGAACACCAGTGCCtatctgttattttatacatcaTATTCGAACAGCATTATTTAG
- the LOC143215688 gene encoding ubiquitin carboxyl-terminal hydrolase 8 isoform X1 produces the protein MMNSKMSEKRSLMYTSINDLLRRAKVDYENKRPTEVCKRLPDMYSKAEDKAKHGNEEDRFIMLTRWLNSIEWLKTTYEYKGDKIYSLTDLNVNQINEVKKILADLNRRLDSRYKQQAKARMTGKTNSMEKMKTDDDAIIDSLMSSIDGPIELPETPTRDPLAGDNEEIITCEQLFQLVQDEYGRYLIIDIRSKSEFDSSRIRSNKYINIPSSEIKTGLLATHFERRMRKDKTALYLYRHRAAQYVDITILLDWNTSSKTLTSTNPLNVFKTILENWDPGILHKKITILDGGYAEWLTRYPAYTTNPNITAEPKLNNTSNEILDTIEYPDWIHHDNEDTPNKTREKKVLGLKSVNKDENASTNISTNDIVYKHMDADIRNNVSTIKSNNLMNNGSTMKNCSVEVERINVNNEVWKQFSKGMSKLEPERKLNVKKKSDIIVKPTVDRSNKPILSDESEAKNVLKLLRQQYELAKIKMRLMQDILEQERALCIQYSTEYKGSNEEDFIRGNLESLCRKLEEKKHEYKKVEEDLEDKYSRMEAVEFTIPEYREKLHLEVNLATAKLDMTNLAKARKKVGEKTVKNELKELPKEIEPSVHKEPLKSESYTPRGSGLERSYSSPNLLKLIDRKAPRVDRTSKPQTPLHSQNGSHGTENKVSHGSWANREERMTPVHGSVHPGITGLKNLGNSCYMNSIIQCLSNTTNLTKYFTDNMYTDDLNTNNDNNTQGQVVEEVAQVIKALWRGQYKSISPHDLKIAVGQYKLQFESYEQQDSHEFLTFLLDWMHNDLKRKHKVPLVMTVAEEAWYKAMGSMQSIISNLFFGQLRSTITCSFCKQSSTTYESFNSLTTSLPHSNRCTLNDCILKFVTGQKVVGWKCPKCQTPREATKKFDFVKLAPIVVIHLNRFAESGGWFEKRNTAVDFPLTDFNLKSYLVIDSNTPTISNIRSYNYSLYAMSNHYGTMEGGHYTAFCKNATQNKWYKYDDQTVTEVTANQVKSQNTSAYLLFYTSYSNSII, from the exons ATGATGAACTCAAAGATGTCCGAGAAAAGGTCCTTGATGTACACAAGCATAAACGACCTGTTGCGAAGAGCAAAGGTTGATTACGAGAACAAAAGGCCGACAGAAGTCTGCAAAAGATTACCAGACATGTATAGCAAAGCTGAGGACAAAGCAAAACATGGGAACGAGGAGGACAGATTCATCATGTTGACCAGATGGCTAAATTCCATAGAATGGTTGAAAACAACATACGAGTACAAAGGCGACAAAATATACTCACTGACGGATTTGAACGTTAATCAG ATCAATGAAGTAAAAAAAATACTTGCAGACTTGAATAGAAGATTAGACTCGAGGTACAAGCAGCAAGCAAAAGCAAGAATGACAGGAAAGACCAATAGCATGGAGAAAATGAAGACCGATGATGATGCTATCATCGACTCACTTATGTCCTCGATCGACGGTCCTATTGAACTGCCAGAAACACCAACCAGAGACCCACTGGCTGGCGATAACGAGGAGATCATAACATGTGAACAGCTGTTTCAATTGGTTCAAGACGAATATGGCAGATATCTGATAATCGACATCAGGTCTAAATCAGAGTTCGATAGTTCCAGAATAAggtctaataaatatatcaaCATTCCGAGCTCCGAGATAAAGACTGG ATTATTGGCGACACATTTTGAGAGGCGTATGCGCAAAGATAAGACAGCTTTGTACTTGTACAGACACAGAGCAGCACAGTACGTCGATATCACCATTTTACTCGACTGGAACACATCGAGCAAGACTCTGACATCCACCAATCCACTGAATGTGTTCAAAACAATTTTAGAGAATTGGGATCCCGGTATACTACACAAGAAAATCACTATTCTTGACGGGGGTTACGCGGAATGGCTAACTCGTTATCCAGCGTATACGACGAACCCTAATATCACCGCAGAGCCTAAATTAAATAATACCTCGAACGAAATACTGGATACCATCGAATATCCTGACTGGATACACCACGACAACGAGGACACTCCCAACAAAACACGCGAGAAGAAAGTGCTTGGCTTAAAGTCTGTAAATAAGGATGAGAACGCGAGTACGAACATCTCCACGAACGATATTGTCTACAAGCACATGGACGCGGACATACGTAACAATGTATCTACTATAAAATCGAACAACCTCATGAACAATGGCTCCACAATGAAGAACTGTTCCGTGGAGGTGGAACGGATCAATGTTAACAACGAGGTTTGGAAGCAGTTCAGCAAAGGTATGTCGAAGCTCGAACCCGAAAGGAAATTGAACGTAAAGAAGAAAAGCGATATCATCGTGAAACCGACTGTCGATCGCAGTAATAAACCAATCCTGTCAGACGAGTCCGAAGCTAAAAACGTGTTGAAATTGCTACGGCAGCAGTACGAACTAGCGAAAATCAAGATGCGGTTGATGCAGGACATCCTGGAGCAAGAACGCGCCTTGTGCATTCAGTACAGCACCGAGTACAAAGGTTCGAACGAGGAGGATTTCATCCGTGGTAACTTAGAATCTCTGTGCCGGAAATTAGAGGAGAAG AAACATGAGTACAAGAAGGTCGAAGAAGATCTTGAAGATAAGTATTCGAGAATGGAGGCGGTCGAGTTCACCATTCCCGAGTACCGTGAGAAACTTCATTTGGAAGTTAATCTTGCCACCGCGAAGCTGGACATGACGAACTTAGCCAAAGCGAGAAAGAAAGTCGGAGA GAAAACTGTGAAGAACGAATTGAAAGAACTGCCGAAGGAAATTGAACCTAGTGTTCACAAGGAGCCTTTAAAATCCGAGAGTTACACGCCAAGAGGCAGTGGTTTGGAGCGCTCGTATTCTAGTCCTAATTTGCTAAAG TTGATAGATCGGAAAGCGCCAAGGGTGGACAGGACATCGAAGCCACAGACTCCACTGCATAGCCAAAATGGTTCGCACGGCACTGAGAATAAAGTGTCTCACGGCAGTTGGGCAAATCGTGAAGAGAGAATGACACCTGTTCATGGAAGTGtg CATCCAGGCATTACAGGGTTGAAGAACTTGGGGAACTCGTGTTACATGAATAGCATTATACAATGCTTGAGTAACACGACGAATTTAACCAAgtatttcaccgacaacatgtACACAGACGATCTTAACACGAACAACGATAACAACACACAAGGACAAGTTGTGGAAGAGGTGGCTCAAGTGATTAAAGCCCTCTGGAGAGGTCAATACAAGAGTATATCTCCCCATGATCTCAAG ATCGCAGTCGGGCAGTACAAATTACAATTTGAAAGCTACGAGCAGCAGGATTCCCACGAATTCCTAACTTTCCTCCTAGACTGGATGCACAACGATTTGAAAAGG AAGCATAAGGTCCCCTTGGTAATGACTGTTGCTGAGGAAGCGTGGTACAAAGCAATGGGATCTATGCAATCGATAATATCAAACCTGTTCTTCGGTCAGCTGAGATCCACCATTACCTGTAGCTTTTGCAAACAAAGTAGCACTACGTACGAGAGTTTCAATAGTCTGACGACATCGCTGCCTCACTCCAATCGGTGTACATTGAAC GATTGTATATTGAAATTCGTGACTGGCCAGAAAGTAGTCGGTTGGAAGTGTCCGAAGTGTCAGACGCCCAGAGAGGCTACGAAAAAGTTCGATTTCGTTAAACTGGCGCCTATAGTGGTGATACACTTGAATCGTTTCGCGGAGAGTGGTGGCTGGTTCGAGAAGAGGAACACCGCTGTCGATTTCCCCCTGAccgattttaatttgaaatcaTACTTGGTTATAGACAGCAATACACCTACCATTTCGAACATTCGTAGCTACAATTACAGTTTATACGCAATGTCTAATCACTACGGAACCATGGAAGGCGGCCATTACACGGCGTTTTGTAAAAATGCCACCCAGAACAA GTGGTACAAGTACGACGATCAGACAGTAACAGAAGTTACGGCGAACCAAGTTAAATCACAGAACACCAGTGCCtatctgttattttatacatcaTATTCGAACAGCATTATTTAG